The following are encoded together in the Deltaproteobacteria bacterium genome:
- a CDS encoding efflux RND transporter permease subunit, whose translation MIRYFAQHPTAANMLMVAVMVLGLSALPKLQKDTFPVIPPTEVEIRVPYPGATPAEVEDAICQRIEDALDSVSDLDEVRCDARENLAIITAQMQKGTDMDDFFNDVKSQVESITTFPDKTEKPSIVKLERTAVVASIAVTGNMTPMDLKAYAEKVKERLKRDKRIAQVRLLGFSDQDISIEIPVEVLRRYGLGVGDLAATLGRQNLDMPAGIMETRDGDLIVRFAGQRRAPQEFTDLVVVSSRTGGQVLLGNIAAIETRFDHPEEKIHFNGKRAALLEISKTYSQDSLFVMEAIKQNLEREQRMAPKGVSLEISQDVTSNIRDRLRILLVNSAQGLLLVFLTMWAFFGLRYSFWVTMGLPVSFLGAIFIMQVLGYTINMMTMVGLLVAIGLLMDDAIIISENIAANVRKGKEALEAAVDGTRQVLPSVFSSFLTTVIVVGPLAFLSGRIGEVLKYLPAVLLITLAVSFIEAFLILPAHLRHSIASMDSSRRSRFHNWFDARFDSFRDRVFGPLIDAAIRIPYPVLGVLIALVLISFAATSSGLLKYRAFPELESDIIQARILLPQGTPLSRTEEIALRVEKALQKLNDEFSVRQNKGRSLVKNVSVFYNSNVDANENGPHLATISADLLRAEERVGTIEEMLTRWRELVGRVPDVIALKFTDKERGVAGKAIEIRLLGNNFEQGKQASLELQDWLRSFDGVQDVSDDLRPGKPELRIRLREGTGPLRVTARAVADEVRAALHGGTNVTVQLGKESYDVTVRLAPGDRNSLEDLRYLNIRSQDGRLVPLTAIAEIEQTRHYSRVHRINGQRTITIQGNIDTRVVNARELMGVTKKEFIPKLKKKYPNLRISFQGQGKESGKTSSSLNNNLMISLIGVFLILCFQFRSYVQPIAVLLAIPLGFIGVVWGHVLMGLDLTMPSLVGLATLAGIVVNNNILLVSFIKERLGEGMNISDAARFAARGRFRAIVITSLTTIAALLPLLLETSTQAQFLIPIVASLAYGLFTATMLSLFLVPVFFVILEDLGLLRWGSEGTGDEAFATHVV comes from the coding sequence GTGATCAGGTATTTCGCGCAACACCCCACGGCCGCCAACATGCTTATGGTCGCCGTGATGGTCCTGGGATTGTCCGCGCTGCCAAAACTACAGAAGGATACTTTTCCCGTTATCCCGCCAACAGAAGTGGAGATCCGCGTTCCATACCCCGGCGCCACTCCGGCTGAGGTAGAGGATGCCATTTGCCAACGCATTGAGGATGCGCTCGATAGCGTCTCTGACCTGGATGAGGTGCGGTGCGACGCCCGCGAGAACTTAGCTATCATCACAGCTCAAATGCAAAAAGGCACTGACATGGACGACTTCTTCAACGATGTGAAGTCGCAGGTCGAATCTATCACTACCTTTCCTGATAAAACCGAGAAGCCGTCAATCGTAAAATTGGAACGCACCGCTGTAGTCGCCAGTATAGCCGTTACCGGCAATATGACACCAATGGACCTCAAGGCTTACGCCGAGAAGGTTAAAGAACGCCTAAAACGAGACAAACGCATTGCCCAGGTCCGTCTGCTCGGTTTTTCCGACCAGGACATTTCTATTGAGATTCCTGTTGAGGTGCTGCGCCGCTATGGCCTTGGAGTAGGCGACCTGGCTGCCACCCTTGGACGCCAGAACCTCGATATGCCGGCTGGCATTATGGAAACCCGGGACGGCGATCTTATCGTCCGTTTCGCCGGTCAAAGGCGTGCTCCACAGGAGTTCACCGATCTAGTTGTTGTGTCGAGCCGTACCGGCGGTCAAGTGTTGCTCGGTAACATCGCGGCCATTGAAACGCGCTTCGATCATCCGGAAGAAAAAATTCATTTCAATGGGAAACGGGCCGCTCTGCTCGAAATATCAAAAACGTACTCCCAGGATTCCCTGTTCGTCATGGAGGCGATCAAGCAAAATTTAGAACGCGAACAAAGAATGGCGCCAAAGGGTGTGTCTCTAGAAATCAGCCAGGATGTTACATCGAACATCCGCGACCGCCTGCGCATACTGCTGGTAAACAGTGCGCAGGGTTTGCTGCTCGTGTTTCTCACCATGTGGGCCTTCTTTGGTCTCCGCTATAGCTTCTGGGTCACCATGGGTCTGCCGGTCTCATTTCTCGGGGCCATTTTTATCATGCAGGTGCTCGGTTACACCATCAACATGATGACCATGGTGGGCTTGCTCGTGGCGATCGGTCTGCTGATGGATGATGCTATCATCATCTCTGAGAATATCGCCGCTAACGTTCGCAAGGGCAAGGAAGCGCTGGAGGCCGCTGTTGACGGTACCCGCCAGGTTCTGCCCAGCGTGTTTTCGTCGTTCTTGACAACGGTTATTGTAGTCGGACCGCTTGCTTTCCTATCCGGACGCATAGGAGAAGTTCTTAAGTACTTGCCGGCCGTACTGCTCATTACACTGGCGGTGAGTTTCATCGAGGCGTTCCTCATTCTCCCTGCCCACCTCCGGCATTCCATCGCATCTATGGATAGTTCGCGGAGATCGCGGTTCCACAACTGGTTTGATGCCCGCTTCGATAGCTTTCGGGACAGAGTGTTCGGACCGCTTATTGATGCCGCTATCCGAATCCCCTATCCTGTACTAGGAGTTTTAATAGCTCTCGTTTTAATATCCTTCGCGGCCACATCATCAGGTCTCTTAAAATACCGAGCGTTCCCCGAGCTAGAAAGTGACATTATCCAGGCCCGCATCTTACTGCCTCAGGGTACGCCGTTGTCGCGGACCGAAGAGATCGCGCTTCGGGTGGAAAAAGCTCTTCAAAAATTAAACGATGAGTTTTCCGTACGTCAAAACAAAGGCCGGAGTCTCGTTAAGAATGTCTCGGTGTTTTACAATTCCAACGTGGACGCTAACGAGAATGGACCGCACTTGGCCACGATTAGCGCTGATCTGCTCAGGGCTGAGGAGCGTGTCGGCACCATCGAGGAGATGCTTACCCGTTGGCGCGAATTGGTTGGCCGCGTGCCCGATGTCATAGCGTTGAAATTCACCGATAAGGAGCGCGGTGTCGCTGGTAAGGCCATTGAAATTCGCCTGCTGGGCAATAATTTCGAGCAGGGCAAACAGGCGTCGCTCGAACTTCAGGACTGGCTCAGAAGTTTCGATGGCGTGCAGGATGTATCCGATGATCTTCGGCCGGGCAAGCCGGAACTGCGGATCCGGCTGCGTGAAGGCACCGGACCGCTCCGGGTAACGGCGCGCGCCGTGGCCGATGAAGTACGCGCGGCGCTCCATGGCGGTACCAATGTTACCGTCCAGCTCGGCAAAGAATCTTACGATGTCACGGTTCGCCTGGCCCCCGGTGATCGAAACAGCCTGGAAGATTTACGCTACCTCAACATTCGTTCCCAGGATGGGCGTCTGGTGCCGTTAACCGCCATCGCAGAGATCGAGCAGACCCGTCATTACTCTCGCGTTCACCGGATCAATGGCCAGCGTACTATAACTATACAGGGCAATATAGACACCCGGGTGGTCAATGCTCGTGAATTAATGGGAGTTACAAAAAAGGAGTTTATACCAAAATTAAAGAAAAAATACCCGAATCTCAGAATCTCCTTTCAGGGGCAGGGCAAGGAAAGCGGGAAAACAAGCAGTTCTTTGAACAATAATTTGATGATCAGCCTTATCGGCGTTTTCCTCATACTATGCTTCCAGTTCCGAAGTTATGTGCAGCCAATCGCGGTGCTGCTCGCGATCCCGTTGGGTTTCATCGGCGTTGTTTGGGGACATGTGCTAATGGGACTTGACCTTACCATGCCAAGTCTGGTTGGCCTCGCGACCTTGGCTGGTATTGTGGTCAATAATAACATCCTGCTGGTCTCGTTTATCAAAGAGCGGCTTGGCGAAGGTATGAATATCTCTGACGCGGCCCGGTTTGCGGCGCGAGGCCGGTTTCGAGCCATTGTCATCACCTCACTCACCACGATCGCGGCTCTTTTACCACTCCTTCTCGAAACCAGCACTCAGGCCCAATTCCTCATTCCCATAGTGGCCAGTTTAGCCTATGGTCTGTTTACCGCGACCATGCTGTCGCTGTTCTTGGTACCGGTCTTCTTCGTCATT